Proteins encoded within one genomic window of Flavobacterium sp. NG2:
- a CDS encoding PDDEXK nuclease domain-containing protein → MSKDINKALFTNLAQIIEQGKQQLVSQVNSTLTITYWHIGNEINKHILNYERAEYGKQIVIPVATQLVEKYGRSFEIKNLYRMMQFADIFPEIEIVAPLARQLSWSHFTILIPLKTKEARMYYAQKSIEQRWSKRELRNQIDRKGYERNEIAALQSNTNFSIPKDTFKDPYFLDFLGLKDGYLENDLEAAIIKELELFILEMGKGFAFVERQKRIILDGKDFYLDLLFYHRTLKRLVAIELKLGEFKPSHKGQMELYLKWLNKYEKQEGENTPIGLILCAGKSNEQIELLEMHKDGIMVAEYWTALPPKKQLEEKLHSILIEAKARIENLKSITE, encoded by the coding sequence AGCACTATTTACCAATCTTGCCCAAATTATTGAGCAAGGCAAACAGCAACTGGTATCACAAGTAAATAGTACCCTTACGATAACCTATTGGCATATTGGAAATGAAATAAATAAGCATATTCTAAACTATGAAAGGGCGGAATATGGTAAACAAATTGTAATACCAGTGGCTACACAATTAGTAGAAAAGTATGGTAGAAGTTTTGAAATAAAAAACCTCTATCGAATGATGCAATTTGCCGATATTTTTCCAGAAATCGAAATTGTCGCACCACTGGCACGACAATTAAGCTGGTCTCATTTTACAATACTTATTCCACTCAAAACAAAAGAGGCTAGAATGTATTATGCTCAAAAATCGATCGAACAAAGGTGGAGCAAAAGGGAGTTAAGAAACCAAATAGACCGAAAAGGGTACGAGCGAAATGAAATCGCTGCTTTGCAATCAAATACTAATTTTTCGATCCCCAAAGACACCTTCAAAGATCCTTATTTCCTTGACTTTTTAGGATTAAAAGACGGCTATTTAGAAAATGATTTAGAAGCCGCCATTATCAAAGAGTTAGAACTTTTTATTCTGGAAATGGGCAAAGGTTTTGCTTTTGTAGAACGCCAAAAACGCATTATTCTAGACGGAAAAGATTTTTATTTAGACTTGCTGTTTTATCATAGAACATTAAAACGATTGGTAGCTATTGAATTGAAATTGGGTGAATTCAAGCCCAGTCACAAAGGGCAAATGGAATTGTATTTAAAGTGGCTCAACAAATACGAAAAACAAGAAGGAGAAAACACCCCAATTGGTTTGATTTTGTGTGCAGGTAAAAGCAACGAACAAATAGAACTTTTAGAAATGCACAAAGACGGCATCATGGTAGCCGAATACTGGACTGCGCTACCGCCTAAAAAACAACTGGAAGAAAAATTACATTCGATTTTAATAGAAGCCAAAGCAAGAATCGAAAATCTAAAAAGCATCACCGAATGA